In Ralstonia pseudosolanacearum, the DNA window CCACGCCCACCCCGCCGCTCACGCTGCTGCTCGATCGATGCATCTCGCTCGCGTTGCGCGCGGCCAGCAGGTTGATGTCGCCATCGGCCTTCAGGCCCACGTCGCCGCCGCCCTTGATGTCGCTGCCTTGCACGGTGAGCGTTGAGTCCTGGCCCGCTCCGGTCGCTTGGATATTGACGTCACCGCCAGCAACTACCTTCGAGCCAGCGGCCGTGGACGTGTCTTGTGTCGTCTTGCTCTGGCTCTTGCTGCCACCCACCGTGATCGAGATGCTCACGCCACCGCCCGACTTCGGATCGGCCGCCACCGCATCGGCTGCGTTCTTGCCGGCCAGCGCCGTCGTCGCCCCGGCCAGCACCTTCATCCGCCCGTCCGAGGTCTGCCCCGCCGCCCGGCCCATCTGCTGCGCGGTCTGGATCGCCGCGATCACCGGCGCCGTCACCGCCACCGTCAGGCCCGACTGCTTGAACTGCGTCTCCTGCGTGCTGTGGCTGGTCTCCTGCGCTTCCAGGATGTCGACCTTCTTGGCCTGGATGGTGATGTCGCCCTGCGGCGCCACCACGTTGCTGCCCACCTGCTGATAGTGGTTGCCCGCCCCGATCGCCACGTTGCCGTTGGTCGAACCCACCGTGGACGCCGCCGCCGTGGTGCGCGCGTCCTGGTTGTCCTGGCTCTGCTGCTGCGTGCCGATGGTGAAACCGATGCCGCCCGAGCTGAACAGCCCCGACTTCTTCTCCTCGCGCAAATGCCGCTCGGTAGTCGAGTTGGTCGCCGCATCGATATTGACGTCGTGCTTGGCGATCAGCGTGGTGCCCTCGGTCGACACCACGTTACTGCCCTTCAAGTTGATGTCGTTGCCCGCCTGCACGTACGTCGTGTTGCCCGAGAACGTCGTGCCCTGCGTCGTGGTTTCCGACAGCGTGTTGCGCGTGGTGATGGTCTTCTTCGAGAACCAGCTGCTGCTGCCCTTGAACTGGTGCGCCTCGTCCACGTCGCGCGTGGTCTGCGCCGAAGTCAGGTTGACGTTGTTGCCGGCGGTCGCCACCAGTGCGCCCTGCTCGCTCGTCACCGAGGCGCCGCGCGCGTTCAGGTCGCGGCCGGCCGACAGGCGCAGGTCACCGTTGGTCTGGATCGACGAGCCGACCTCCTGCTGCGTGCTGTCCTTACGCCAGTTCTTGTTGTCCCACGCAATCGACTGCGAACTCGACGTGTTAACCGTGCCCAGGTTCAGGTCGCGCGCCGCGGCCACCACGGTCTGGCCGCCGGTGCTCGCGTTGCCGATCTGCGCGCCGGACAAGGTCAGGTCGCGCCCGGCGGAAGCCACCAGCGTGCCGCCCGAGGGTGCCGTCACATACAGGCCCGCGATGCGGCTGACGTTGGTGATGCTGCCCTGCGCGTTGCTGTTGCTGCGCGTGGTGGTGGCGACGTTCAGATCGCGCCCAGCCATCGCGCTCAGGCTGTTGTTGGCATCGATGATGCCGTTCAGCAGCCGGCTAAGGAATTCACCTTAACAATCAACCCCTCCTAAAATTCCTCGACAACTCTCATGCCATCACGATCTTTGATGACATAAATCTTTTCCATTTGAAATGAAAACAAAAAATAGGCTTCCGTTCCTTTATCCAACTTACTCAAAAACTCACGCATCTCGTAGCCGCACTTATCATAATTACTCATAACATAATAGAAATTTGCGCGAACCCCGATTCTCCAATCCTTAGCAAAATCAGCCCCCTCCGTTCGCGGGATCATCTCCCCCTCATCCGTCACCCACCTAAAAACCGCGAACATATTCGATTCGGGGAAATTACCCATAATACAATCCCCCCTTTCCTCAGAAACCTCGAACTGCATCTCCCGGAGAATCCCGAGCACACAATCCTTATCAACCCTTGAATCCACCTCAAGATCAAGAGAAAAAGACAATTTAACCTCCCAACACGATTACACGACCGTCTTTTATGAGAATGACTGAATTCGCCTTCCCAACAGGATTTCTTTGAAGGTACTGCGTAACCTCCGACGTCGACAACGGCGAATCGGCAAGATTAATAACGACATTTGGGGCCTGAGCCTGCTCCGTGGTTTTTTCTACAATCTTGTCACGAATGGATTTCAAATTTCCTGAAGTTGGAGAATAGACATCAGCAAGCTCGCCATTGATCCTCAGGTCTGGATTCTTGCCTTTCCCCGTATTGGGCAAGTTCTCCACAGTAAGCCCATGTTCAGCCAACGTTTGAGCCGCTTCATTCTGGCGATCGATCGACCGAATCATTTCATCCTTTGCGTTTTTCGGCGGAACCTCCAGCGGCCCGGAGAGGCTACCCTGCTTGGGTTTCAGCTCCCGCTCCGTCAAAAAGAATGTCGTCTCATCGGCTGCGGTATCGGCCCCCTTGTATTGCCCCAGGTTCGGACCGCGCTGCCCGTTGGCTGCGGTGGTGTCAGCCGCCCCACTCTTGACAACGACCGTCCCAGCCTGCCGCGCCAGCGCCGCATCCGCCGCAATCCCGCCAACACCGCCCGCCACACCATACAGCAGTTCCGCCGCCTGAGGCGAGATGCCGAACACCTGCTGCAACACAATGCCACCCACCGTGGCCTGCGGCTGGCCGCTGATCATGGTGGCGACACCCGCCTTCGCCTGATCCAGCCCCCAGAAGCTCAGCGCAACACCACCCGCTGCGGCCAGGCAACCGGCCCCGGCGGTCGGGCCGCAAGAGGCCGCGCCGCCTGCGGTAATCGAGCCGCCCGCGAACGCCGTGACCGCGCCGCCCACCGCCTGCACGCCGCCCAGTGTCCGAGTGCTGAGCTGATAGGTGTTGTCTACCCGCTTCGCCGCATCGGCAGCGTTGTCGCTGACGACGTTGTACATGAACAGCGGCTCCAGGGTCAGCCCGGTAATGAGCCCGGCGCGGAGCTGGAAGCCCTTTTGCGATTCCAGCAGCAGACGTTCCTGTGCCAGTTCGGAGCTGTTCCCCGCATCCGACAGCCGCTTATAGAAGTTGTACGCCTCGCTGCCCTCCGGATACTCGCGCTCGCAGTGGAGCAGCGCACAGGCAGCCGCCGTCAGCCGGGCCTCCTTCTTGGGGTCGCCCTGGGACAGCTCGTGAATCCGCTTCACCTCCGCCGAGGTCGCCAGACGGTTGTTCTCCGTCTCGATCCGTGCCGCATTGGTCGCCGTCACGGCACTGCCGCCCGCGGCTGCCGTGATCCCGGCGATCAGGCTGCTGACCAGGTTCGAGCGGGCTTCCCGCTCTTCCGGCGTCAGCTTGTCCTTGTTGATCTGATCCAGCAGGTTGTTGATGATGCTGCCGCCCGCCGCGCCCAGGGCGCCGGACGCGCACGACTGGCTGGAGGCCGCCGCGCCCGCACAGCCGACCACCGCATGCAGCGCCGCTCGCGCCGTATCGCTATCCAATGCATCCGCGATCTGCTTGACCTGATTCGCGCCAAGCTCTTGCAGATAAGCCACCGAAGCGTTCTGCACGAAGTTGCCCATGCCGCCGGTCACGTTGCCGCCGGCACCGGCCATCAGTGCCGTCGCGATCTGCCGGTATGTGCCGCCTGGTCCCCAGGTGTCTTTCAGCTCCTGGGCTTCCTTGGCGTATTGCAGTCGCTGCTCGTCGGTGACCGGCGTGCCGTCCGGGTTCTTTGCGTTCGGGTCTTTGGCCAGGCGCTCCTTGTCTTGCGCCTCCTTGGCGCGGTTGCCAATGAAGGTGCCGGCTTCGCGCAGGAACGCGCCGGTAATCTCGAACCCCGCCTGAATCTCCTTCTCATTGAAGATCGGCTTCAGCGCATTGCTGCTATCCCGCTCGGTGCTGACGTTCCGATTGACGCTCGCCACCGTCTGCTCGCCGTCCTTGCCCGTGAGCGCCTGCTGCTTGGCACCGTCCGTGATGTGGATCGCGCCGCCGCTGATGCCGCTGCCCGTCACGCTGCTGCCGCTGCCCGAGGCGCCCATCACGACCGGCGGCGTGGCGCTCCAGTTGCCGCTGGTCGGCACGTTGCTGCCCGGCACCTTGTCGCCGCCCGTCGTCGCCTGGCCCTGCTGGTTGGTGCCGACGCCACCGGCCGTGGTGTTGCCACCGCCACCGCTGCCGCCACCGACCGGCATCATGCCGCCACCGCCGTAGCTGTAACCGCCGCCGATACCAATGCTGCTCGCGCTGTACTCGGCGCGGTTGTGGATCTCGCTCTGGGTCAGCGTCGCCGTCGTCAGGCTGTTGACGCCGTCCCGCACCGCCTTGTCCGTGCTGGCGATCACCGCGCCCTTCAGGTCGGTGTTGCCGTGCACGTTGACCTGGAAGCCGCGATCGCCCGCCTTGATGCCCGACTGCTCCGTCACGCTGGCGAAGTCGCTGTCGATCTTCTGCTGGCTGAAGTTCGCGCTGCCCGAGAAACCAAAGCCCACCGTCACGCTGCCGCCGATCGACTGGTCCTTGGTGTGGTACTTGCTGGTGTCCTGCAGACTTTCGATGTTGAGGTTGCCGCCCACGTTGGCCACCACCTGCTTGCCGGTGGCAACCGCCCCCTTCAGGTTCGTGTTGCCGCCCGATTCCAGCGTCAGCGTGTTGCCGGCCGATACGTGCGTGTTGGTCCAGCTCACATCCGAGCCCTCGCCCTTGCCGCGCGAGGCGCTCGCGTTGGCCGTCACGCCGAAGGCCGCGCCGTTGGAGCCCAGGCTCACCGCCACGCCCACCCCGCCGCTCACGCTGCTGCTCGAGCGGTGCATCTCGCTCGCGTTGCGCGCGGCCAGCAGGTTGATGTCGCCATCGGCCTTCAGGCCCACGTCGCCGCCGCCCTTGATGTCGCTGCCCTGCACCGTCAGCGTCGAATCCTGCCCACCGCCCGTGGCCTGGATGCTGACGTTGCCGCCCGCCGCCACCTGCGAGCCCGCCGCCTGCGTCGCGTCCTGCGTCGTCTTGCTCTGGCTCTTGCTGCCACCCACCGTGATCGAGATGCTCACCCCACCGCCCGACTTCGGATCGGCCGCCACCGCATCGGCTGCGTTCTTGCCCGCCAGCGCCGTCGTCGCCCCGGCCAGCACCTTCATGCGCCCGTCCGAGGTCTGCCCCGCCGCCCTGCCCATCTGCTGCGCGGTCTGGATCGCCGCGATCACCGGCGCCGTCACCGCCACCGTCAGGCCCGACTGCTTGAACTGCGTCTCCTGCGTGCTGTGGCTGGTCTCCTGCGCTTCCAGGATGTCGACCTTCTTGGCCTGGATGGTGATGTCGCCCTGCGGCGCCACCACGTTGCTGCCCACTTGCCGGTAGTGGTTGCCCGCCCCGATCGCCACGTTGCCGTTGGTCGAACCCACCGTGGACGCCGCCGCCGTGGTGCGCGCGTCCTGGTTGTCCTGGCTCTGCTGCTGCGTGCCGATGGTGAAACCGATGCCGCCCGAGCTGAACAGCCCCGACTTCTTCTCCTCACGCAAATGCCGCTCGGTAGTCGAGTTGGTCGCCGCATCAATGTTGACGTCGTGCTTGGCGATCAGCGTGGTGCCCTCGGTCGACACCACGTTGCTGCCCTTCAGGTTGATGTCGTTGCCGGCCTGCACATACGTCGTGTTGCCCGAGAACGTCGTGCCCTGCGTCGTGGTTTCCGACAGCGTGTTGCGCGTGGTGATGGTCTTCTTCGAGAACCAGCTGCTGCTGCCCTTGAACTGGTGCGCCTCGTCAACGTCGCGCGTGATCTGTGCCGCGCTCAGGTTGACGTTGTTGCCGGCCGTCGCCACCAGCGCGCCCTGCTCGCTCGTCACCGAGGCCCCGCGCGCGTTCAGGTCGCGGCCCGCTGACAGGCGCAGGTCGCCATTGGTCTGGATCGACGAGCCGACTTCCTGCTGCGTGCTGTCCTTACGCCAGTTCTTGTTGTCCCACGCAATCGACTGCGAACTCGACGTGCCGACCGTGCCCAGGTTCAGATCGCGCGCCGCCGCCACCACGGTCTGGCCGCCGGTGCTCGCGTTGCCGATCTGCGCGCCGGACAAGGTCAGGTCGCGCCCGGCGGAAGCCACCAGCGTGCCGCCCGAGGGTGCCGTCACATACAGGCCCGCGATGCGGCTGACGTTGGTGATACTGCCCTGCGCATTGCTGTTGCTGCGCGTGGTGACGGCGACGTTCAGGTCGCGCCCGGCCATCGCGCTCAGGCTGTTGTTGGCATCGATGATGCCGCCCAGGTTGTCGAGATCGATGCGCGCGCGGACCGCCACGTCGCCGCCCGTGATGCGCCCGCCCAGGTTCTTCACGTTCTCGGCGGTGATCGACACCACGTCGCGCCCGGCGATGCTGCCCTGGTTCACCAGGTCGCCCGACACGTTCAGGTTCACGCTCTGCCCCGAGATCAGCGCCCCGGAGCCATCCAGATCGCCCGGCTTCACATGCACGTAGACCTGCGGCACCAGCGCCTTGGTGGTCTGCCCGTTCGGCAGCGTGACGTCCTGCTCGACCAGCCACACGATGTCGCTGGTCAGCTGCGCCATCTGCGCGGCCGTCAGCGCCACGCCCGGACGCAGGCCCCATGCCTTGGCATAGGTGACACCGCTGTCGATCAGCGCGCGGTATTGCGCCTCATCGCTCGAATAGCCGTCGAGGAAGCGCCGCCCGGTCAGCTGCGCGACCTGCTCGCGCACCAGCTTCTGCTCGTAGAAGCCATCTCCCAGGCGCTTCTGCGCCAGGGCCGGATCGACGCGCAGCTGCGTCAGCATATAGTCCGACGACAGCCACGTGCGGTAGCTCGCGAAGCGCGGGTCCGTCTCGACCAGGTAGCGGCCGCCCGGGTTCGGGTTCAGGCGGAACAGGCTGGTGTTGGGCAGCGTGGTGTTGACCCCGCCGGTGCGCACCACCAGCGCCTGGCCGTCCGTGCGCACAACCTGCGACTGCCCGGCCGTGCGCGCCACCAGCGACTCCCCGGCCGGCGCGACGGCCGCCACTTCCGTGATGGCGCTCACCGTCTGCCCGCCGCCGGCGCTGCCGATGCCTTGCATCCCCTGCGTCACGCTGCCTACGGTCCGCCCGGCGCCGATGGACACGCTGGCCTCCGCCGCGCTCTGCGCCCCCTGCGTCACGCTACCGACGGCCAAGGTGCCGACCTGGGTCCCGCTGCCGCGGCGCGGTGTTGTCTTTGTAGACGGTGGGCGTGAGCCGGATGTCGCTGATGGCGTCGGGCGGGTTGTAGCCCGTGCTGCTGCTGCCGGTGTCGTCGCGGCCCTTCTTCTGGTGGCGCCAGTAGGACGTGGCCGTGCCCGCGTCGGTCACGGTCTGCTGCCCCGTCACCTCGGTGTTCTGCAGCACGCCGACATTGGGCGACAGCGTGCCGCCGGCGATGACCTGGCTCTTGTCGTTGAACAGCGTCCCGGCGTCGATCCGCATCGCGCCGGCCGAGGTGATCTTGCCGGGGTCGGAGCCGGTGATGACGGTGGCGCTGGTCGAGCGGTCGTACTCGTACTTGTGCCAGCTCTCGTAGTTGCCCTCGGGCGTGTGCAGGTGGTCCGACTCGTCGTTGTAGATGTAGACGCCTGGGTCCCCCGGCTTGTAGCGGTTGGCCGCCCCGTCACCCTGGTACTCGACGATGTGCTGCGTGCCCTGCGACTGCACCGCCGTGCTGAAGTGCTCGTTGGTGTTGTTGATCCGGTTGGCCGCCAGCGCCAGGCTGCCGAGCGATTCGATCGACGCGCTGTTGTTGTTGACCGTGACCGCCGAGCCCGTGGCTTGGCGGCTGCCGTCCGCCAGCGTCGTCAAACCGCCGCCGATCGCCATGTCGCCGCCGCTGAAGATCAGCGCGTGCTCGCGGTTGTTGAGGGTCTGCACGCCGAGGTCGAGCTTGTCGCGCGCGGCGATGGTCGCCGCCCTGCCGTTCTCGACATCGTTGTTGACGGTGCCCGCCAGGATCGCCACATGGTCGCCATAGATGCGGCCGGTGCCGAGGTTGTTGAGCGTGCCGGCATCGACGTTGGTGTTGCCGCCGTCGATCAGCCCCCGGTTGGTCAGCGTGCCGGCGGCGGTGACGTTGGTCGTGCCGGCGCTGATCTCGCCGCTGGCGGTGTTGTCGATGTTGCCTGCGGACACGGTGAGCGTGTTCCCGGCCTTCAGCCCCGACTGGTTGGTCAGCGTGCCGCTGGTCTTCACGGTGGCGTTGCCGTTGGCCTGCAGTTCGCCGGTGTTGGTGAAATCGCCGGCCAGGTTCAGGCTCAGGTCGCCTTGCGACAGGATGCGCCCATCGCCCGACAGGCCGGCGCTGTCCACGCCCAGCGATTTGCCGGCGATGAGCGTGCCGCCCGTATTGGTGACACGTTGCGTCTTGTCGCCTGGATTGCGGTCCTGCACCTGCACGCTCTGGGCCGAGGAGATCAGGCCCTGAGCGTTGTTGAGCGCGCCGGAGCCGGTCAGCGTCAGCGCCTTGTCCGCGCGGATGGCGCCGCCCTGGTTGGCCACGACGGCCGTGCTGCCCTGCACGGAGCCGATGCGGCCGGCCGCGTTGTCGAGCGATGCGCTGGCGCGTTGCGCGTGGTGATGGTCTTCTTCACAGCAATCCAGCCCGGCTTTAAGTGTTCTGTGTAAACGGATTAGAAGTTGAGGCGTTGAGCATGCAGGCAATCCGATGAGGTCTGCATACCGATGCGATGCGTGGTCGAGTTGAGCGAAGTGGAGAAGCTGACGTTGGAGCAATTGAGCCTGAATCACCGGCACCGCGACATCCGCACGCGCGCAGCGGGGATGGTCATGCTCGGCGACGGTTTGTCGGCCCCCAAGGTCGCGGGCCGGTTGGGCGTTAGCGTGCAGTCGCCCTACAACTGGGTGCGTGCCTGGAACGAATACGGCGTGTGCGGCTTGTTGAGCGGTCACGGCGGCGGCCGCCCCAGGTCGCTGCCCGAGAACATGGTCGCCACGGCGGTCGACGCTGCGCGCGCCGAATCTCTGACACTGGCGCAGATCGCGCAGCGCGTGCAGGAAGTTCATGGGCAACCGCTGCCATGTCAGATCGAGACACTGGGCGCGGCGCTCAAGCGCGAAGGCTTCTCTTTCAAGCGCAACCGCTACTCGCTCAAAAAAAACGGTGCGAAGAGGAGTTCGCTGTGAAAGCAGACGTGCTCGGCAAGCTCCAGCAGGCCGCGCGCGACCAGGCCATCCGGCTCCTCTATCTCGATGAGGCTGGCTTTGCAGCTTCGCCCGTTGTGCAGCGCGCATGGTCACCACGAGGGCTGCCCCATTGTGTTGAACCGCACAGCCACTGCCGACGTTCTGTGCTCGGTGCGTTCGACTACGGGCAGAACAGCCTGATTCACGCCGCGCATGCGCACAGCATCAAAGGCCCCGATGTCGAGCAGTTTCTCGATGCGCTGATTCGGCAAGACGACAGCCGACCCACCATCATCGTCCTCGACAACGCAGCCATTCATCACAGCATCAGCGAGGAAACCCGCGACCGCTGGTTCAGGGAACACAAAGCGCTCCTGTTCTTTCTGCCGCCCTACAGCCCCGAACTGAACATGATCGAGATCGTCTGGAAGCACTTCAAATATCACTGGCGTCGCTTCGTCAACTGGACACGCGACACCATCGACGCTGAACTAGCCGAACTCCTATCCGGCTACGGCTCCAAATTTCAAATCAATTTTTCGTGAACACTTAATTATCTAATTGCACTAGTGCAGCGTTTAAACCCCTCTCGCAGCGCGGCACCGAGATCGGCATCGGTTGCAGTACCTGGGACGTACAACGGAAATGGCCCTTCATCCTTCGTAACCGTCCAGCCATCCAGCGATTTTTGATGCGTTGGTTGGATTTCGATTTGGTTTTCGACAACACTGACACTACAGGTATCCATTTTCTTAAGCATTGCGCGCCTTGTCTTATAACCATATTTTTCCATGGCCAAAGCCTCTCGCTCCTTCCCGAGCTTCTGGACAACCCCGGATTGGAAAATTTTTTGGAAATCCTCAACACTGACCTGACGACTTTTCGCAAGCGCTTCACGCAAAGCCCTGCCTAAAAAATCATCATCCACCTGGGGATCTAGATAGCTTGGCTCAACACTAGGCTCAGCAAAGCTCATCATACCTTGCGACATTGTAATTACCCTATAGAAGTCGCCGTTAAAATCGACTACCGCTGCAGCACTCGGTTTTTTCATCTCTTATTTCACCTTTGTTACTATGATTTTAATTCCCTTACTTTCCGCATACTGAATCGATTGCGCAATGGCCGCCATCTGCTCCGATGTCGTTCCATAAGGAACACCAAGCTGCATCTGCTTCGCACTGATGTCAGTATTACGAAGAATAAAATCACTTTGCTTACTACCATCCGACGAAAAATTCACCATATCATCCACATACTTATTAAGTGTGCGAGTGATATTGGCCGGCTTCTGATACGAAACACTCCCCAGGGTATCCATCGTCTTGGTACTGACTGCCGTCCCATCCGGAGCAAGGTGATCAAACGTCGAGAAGTTGCTCTTGATCGTGTTCAGGTCAAGGGTACCCGCTGGCAGCTTGGATTGTACGAACGCCTCGAAAGGCTTGCCCTGTTTGATGATCCCGGCGCCGAACTCCATCCCCGTTTCGGCCAAGCTCACCACGCCGCCCAACCCCTTGGCATCCGCCTTGAGCAGGGTGTATGCCAGCTTCATCGCCTCGGCACTTGCTGAACCCAGGCGAATGCCGGCACTTGCCAACTGCACCGTGCCTTTGGCAATCCCTCCTGCACCGGTCACAACACTACCCACCTGCCACAGCAGCCCACCCAAATCCTTCCCAAGCTGCTCCGCATTCGCATCACCACCCTCATTGATGGCCGTGCTCATGCGGTCGATCTTCGCGTCCAATTCCTTGAACAGCGCATCGCCCAGTTGCTGCCGGGCATCCGGGCTGCTGATCAATTGCTTTAGCCCATTCAGCCCATCAATCGGGTGCGCCAGGAATTCCGCGACGCCCTTGACATCGTTCCAGCCCGACTCCGCCAGCCCCTTGCCGATACCGGTGGTGGTCAGCACGTCCTGCTTGGTCGAGATGTAGGCCCACTTGCTGGCGACCTTGAACTGCTCCAGCGTCGACTTCGCGTTGGACAGTTCCTTCTTCATCTGCACGATCTGCTGCGTCGCCAGCCAGTTGTTGTCGACGGCGGCGATGGCACCGTTGGTCGCCGTGGTGGCGTCCGCGCCGCTCATGGTGGCGATGCCGGTTACCAGGCTGGTGATGAGGTTGCGCTTGCCCTCGCGCTGCGTGGCGGTCTCATCCGGACTCGTTTCGCTGAACAGGCCGGTCAACAGGCTGCTCGCCGCCGCACCCAACGCTCCCGAGCCGCAGCTCTGGCTGCTCGCCGCCGCCCCCGCGCAAGCGACAATCGCATGCAGCGCGGCGTGGGCCGGACTGCCTTCGACCAGCGTGCCGTCCGCGACCAGCTTGCCGATGTAGCTCGCCCCCTGCTGCTGCACATAGTTGACCACCATGTTCTGGGCAAACTGTGCCGTGCTACCCGTCACGTTGCCACCAACGCCGGCCATCAGCGCCGTGGTGATCTGGCGATAGGTGCCGCCTGCGCCCCACTTGTCATTGATCGCTTGCGCTTCCGAGCGCAGCGCCGAGGCTTGGTCGCGCAGCGCGAGGCGCTGCTCGTCGGTCAGGCCGTTGCTGGGGTCGGCAGCCTTGGCATCCGCATCCTTGGCCTGAGCGTTCTTCTGGTCGACGTCCTTGGCGCGGTTGCTCAGGAACGTTCCAGCCTCCCGCTGCAGCGCACCGACGATCTCGAACCCCGCCTGAATCTCCTTCTCATTGAAGATCGGCTTCAGCGCATTGCTGCTATCCCGCTCGGTGCTGACGTCCCGGTTGACGCTGGCAACCGTCTGTTCGGCATCCTTGCCCGTGAGCGCCTGCTGCTTGGCACCGTCCGTGATGTGGATCGCGCCGCCGCTGATGCCGCTGCCCGTCACGCTGCTGCCGCTGCCCGAGGCGCCCATCACGACCGGCGGCGTGGCGCTCCAGTTGCCGCTGGTCGGCACGTTGCTGCCCGGCACCTTGTCGCCGCCCGTCGTCGCCTGGCCCTGCTGGTTGGTGCCGACGCCACCGGCCGTGGTGTTGCCACCGCCACCGCTGCCGCCACCGACCGCATCATGCCGCCACCGCCGTAGCTGTAACCGCCGCCGATACCAATGCTGCTCGCGCTGTACTCGGCGCGGTTGTGGATCTCGCTCTGGGTCAGCGTCGCCGTCGTCAGGCTGTTGACGCCGTCCCGCACCGCCTTGTCCGTGCTGGCGATCACCGCGCCCTTCAGATCGGTGTTGCCGTGCACGTTGACCTGGAAGCCCTTGTCGCCCGCCTTGATGCCCGACTGCTCCGTCACACTGGCGAAGTCGCTGTCGATCTTCTGCTGGCTGAAGTTCGCGCTGCCCGAGAAACCAAAGCCCACCGTCACGCTGCCGCCGATCGACTGGTCCTTGGTGTGGTACGTGCTCGTGTCCTGCAGGCTTTCGATGTTCAGGTCGCCGCCCACGTTGGCGATCACCTGCTTGCCGGTGGCAACCGTCCCCTTCAGGTTCGTGTTGCCGCCCGATTCCAGCGTCAGCGTGTTGCCGGCCGATACGTGCGTGTTGGTCCAGCTCACATCCGAGCCCTCGCCCTTGCCGCGCGAGGCGCTCGCGTTGGCCGTCACGCCGAAGGCCGCGCCGTTGGAGCCCAGGCTCACCGCCACGCCCACCCCGCCGCTCACGCTGCTGCTCGAGCGGTGCATCTCGCTCGCGTTGCGCGCGGCCAGCAGGTTGATGTCGCCATCGGCCTTCAGGCCCACGTCGCCGCCGCCCTTGATGTCGCTGCCCTGCACCGTCAGCGTCGAATCCTGCCCACCGCCCGTGGCCTGGATGCTGACGTTGCCGCCCGCCGCCACCTGCGAGCCCGCCGCCTGCGTCGCGTCCTGCGTCGTCTTGCTCTGGCTCTTGCTGCCACCCACCGTGATCGAGATGCTCACCCCACCGCCCGACTTCGGATCGGCCGCCACCGCATCGGCCGCGTTCTTCCCGGCAAGCGCCGTCGTCGCCCCGGCCAGCACCTTCATGCGCCCGTCCGAGGTCTGCCCCGCCGCACGCCCCATCTGCTGCGCGGTCTGGATCGCCGCGATCACCGGCGCTGTCACCGCCACCGTCAGGCCCGACTGCTTGAACTGCGTCTCCTGCGTGCTGTGGCTGGTCTCCTGCGCTTCCAGGATGTCGACCTTCTTGGCCTGGATGGTGATGTCGCCCTGCGGCGCCACCACGTTGCTGCCCACTTGCCGGTAGTGGTTGCCCGCCCCGATCGCCACGTTGCCGTTGGTCGAACCCACCGTGGACGCAGCCGCCGTCGTGCGCGCGTCCTGGTTGTCCTGGCTCTGCTGCTGCGTGCCGATGGTGAAGCCGATGCCGCCCGAGCTGAACAGCCCCGACTTCTTCTCCTCGCGCAAATGCCGCTCGGTAGTCGAGTTGGTCGCCGCATCGATATTGACGTCGTGCTTGGCGATCAGCGTGGTGCCCTCGGTCGACACCACGTTACTGCCCTTCAAGTTGATGTCGTTGCCCGCCTGCACGTACGTCGTGTTGCCCGAGAACGTCGTGCCCTGCGTCGTGGTTTCCGACAGCGTGTTGCGCGTGGTGATGGTCTTCTTCGAGAACCAGCTGCTGCTGCCCTTGAACTGGTGCGCCTCGTCGACATCGCGCGTGGTCTGCGCCGAGGTCAGGTTGACGTTGTTGCCGGCGGTCGCCACCAGCGCGCCCTGCTCGCTCGTCACCGAGGCGCCGCGCGCGTTCAGGTCGCGGCCGGCCGACAGGCGCAGGTCACCGTTGGTCTGGATCGACGAGCCGACCTCCTGCTGCGTGCTGTCCTTACGCCAGTTCTTGTTGTCCCACGCAATCGACTGCGAACTCGACGTGCCGACCGTGCCCAGGTTCAGATCGCGCGCCGCCGCCACCACGGTCTGGCCGCCGGTGCTCGCGTTGCCGATC includes these proteins:
- a CDS encoding hemagglutinin repeat-containing protein, translating into MAVGSVTQGAQSAAEASVSIGAGRTVGSVTQGMQGIGSAGGGQTVSAITEVAAVAPAGESLVARTAGQSQVVRTDGQALVVRTGGVNTTLPNTSLFRLNPNPGGRYLVETDPRFASYRTWLSSDYMLTQLRVDPALAQKRLGDGFYEQKLVREQVAQLTGRRFLDGYSSDEAQYRALIDSGVTYAKAWGLRPGVALTAAQMAQLTSDIVWLVEQDVTLPNGQTTKALVPQVYVHVKPGDLDGSGALISGQSVNLNVSGDLVNQGSIAGRDVVSITAENVKNLGGRITGGDVAVRARIDLDNLGGIIDANNSLSAMAGRDLNVAVTTRSNSNAQGSITNVSRIAGLYVTAPSGGTLVASAGRDLTLSGAQIGNASTGGQTVVAAARDLNLGTVGTSSSQSIAWDNKNWRKDSTQQEVGSSIQTNGDLRLSAGRDLNARGASVTSEQGALVATAGNNVNLSAAQITRDVDEAHQFKGSSSWFSKKTITTRNTLSETTTQGTTFSGNTTYVQAGNDINLKGSNVVSTEGTTLIAKHDVNIDAATNSTTERHLREEKKSGLFSSGGIGFTIGTQQQSQDNQDARTTAAASTVGSTNGNVAIGAGNHYRQVGSNVVAPQGDITIQAKKVDILEAQETSHSTQETQFKQSGLTVAVTAPVIAAIQTAQQMGRAAGQTSDGRMKVLAGATTALAGKNAADAVAADPKSGGGVSISITVGGSKSQSKTTQDATQAAGSQVAAGGNVSIQATGGGQDSTLTVQGSDIKGGGDVGLKADGDINLLAARNASEMHRSSSSVSGGVGVAVSLGSNGAAFGVTANASASRGKGEGSDVSWTNTHVSAGNTLTLESGGNTNLKGAVATGKQVVANVGGNLNIESLQDTSKYHTKDQSIGGSVTVGFGFSGSANFSQQKIDSDFASVTEQSGIKAGDRGFQVNVHGNTDLKGAVIASTDKAVRDGVNSLTTATLTQSEIHNRAEYSASSIGIGGGYSYGGGGMMPVGGGSGGGGNTTAGGVGTNQQGQATTGGDKVPGSNVPTSGNWSATPPVVMGASGSGSSVTGSGISGGAIHITDGAKQQALTGKDGEQTVASVNRNVSTERDSSNALKPIFNEKEIQAGFEITGAFLREAGTFIGNRAKEAQDKERLAKDPNAKNPDGTPVTDEQRLQYAKEAQELKDTWGPGGTYRQIATALMAGAGGNVTGGMGNFVQNASVAYLQELGANQVKQIADALDSDTARAALHAVVGCAGAAASSQSCASGALGAAGGSIINNLLDQINKDKLTPEEREARSNLVSSLIAGITAAAGGSAVTATNAARIETENNRLATSAEVKRIHELSQGDPKKEARLTAAACALLHCEREYPEGSEAYNFYKRLSDAGNSSELAQERLLLESQKGFQLRAGLITGLTLEPLFMYNVVSDNAADAAKRVDNTYQLSTRTLGGVQAVGGAVTAFAGGSITAGGAASCGPTAGAGCLAAAGGVALSFWGLDQAKAGVATMISGQPQATVGGIVLQQVFGISPQAAELLYGVAGGVGGIAADAALARQAGTVVVKSGAADTTAANGQRGPNLGQYKGADTAADETTFFLTERELKPKQGSLSGPLEVPPKNAKDEMIRSIDRQNEAAQTLAEHGLTVENLPNTGKGKNPDLRINGELADVYSPTSGNLKSIRDKIVEKTTEQAQAPNVVINLADSPLSTSEVTQYLQRNPVGKANSVILIKDGRVIVLGG
- a CDS encoding S-layer family protein, yielding MQGSTAVVANQGGAIRADKALTLTGSGALNNAQGLISSAQSVQVQDRNPGDKTQRVTNTGGTLIAGKSLGVDSAGLSGDGRILSQGDLSLNLAGDFTNTGELQANGNATVKTSGTLTNQSGLKAGNTLTVSAGNIDNTASGEISAGTTNVTAAGTLTNRGLIDGGNTNVDAGTLNNLGTGRIYGDHVAILAGTVNNDVENGRAATIAARDKLDLGVQTLNNREHALIFSGGDMAIGGGLTTLADGSRQATGSAVTVNNNSASIESLGSLALAANRINNTNEHFSTAVQSQGTQHIVEYQGDGAANRYKPGDPGVYIYNDESDHLHTPEGNYESWHKYEYDRSTSATVITGSDPGKITSAGAMRIDAGTLFNDKSQVIAGGTLSPNVGVLQNTEVTGQQTVTDAGTATSYWRHQKKGRDDTGSSSTGYNPPDAISDIRLTPTVYKDNTAPRQRDPGRHLGRR